A stretch of Hoplias malabaricus isolate fHopMal1 chromosome 10, fHopMal1.hap1, whole genome shotgun sequence DNA encodes these proteins:
- the LOC136709106 gene encoding protein MTSS 1-like isoform X3, which translates to MEAVIEKECSALGGLFQTVIADMKGSYPIWEDFISKAGKLQSQLRTTVVAVAAFLDAFQKVADLATSTRGGTRDIGSALTRMCMRHRSIEAKLRQFSLVFIDCLINPLQEQLEDWKRGANTLDKDHAKEYKKARQEIKKKSSDTLKLQKKAKKGRGDIQPQLDSAVQDVNDKYLLLEETEKQAVRKALIEERSRFCTFVSMLRPVVDEEMSMLGEIIHLQTIADDLKALTMDPHKLPPASEQVIHDLKGSDYSWSYQTPPSSPSTTMSRKSSMCSSLNSVNSSDSRSSGSHSHSPSPHYRYRSSTLPQQAPVRLASVSSHDSGFISHDAFQSKSPSPMPSESAPQTASSSGSSDASETCQSVSECSSPTSLGSAGASASTEKDWAKPGPYDQPMVNTLRRKKEPKEAIESNGTVSSLQPSVSSALPEDHQRVKSVAAAPKGEDMEAREELALALSRGLQLDTQRSSRDSLQCSSGYSTQTTTPCCSEDTIPSQVSDYDYFSVSGDHEADQQDFDKSSTIPRNSDISQSYRKLFQAKRPASTAGLPSTPGPVIVTPGVATIRRTPSTKPSVRRATGGAGPIPIKTPVIPVMTPVVPDFPGGFSLPSSEELDELASPGSPMRGEDGEAEGILPVASWSGQASTNPPLPPGQQVFAADMEGPEEEELDLEDLQGDTMLLAIRRGVKLKKTMTNDRSAPRIA; encoded by the exons GTGGCACCAGAGATATCGGCTCCGCTCTCACCAGGATGTGCATGAGACACAGGAGCATTGAAGCCAAGCTGCGGCAGTTTTCACT GGTGTTCATCGATTGCCTGATCAATCCTCTGCAGGAGCAGCTGGAGGACTGGAAAAGAGGAGCCAACACCCTGGACAAGGACCATGCAAAGG AATATAAGAAGGCCAGGCAGGAGATCAAGAAGAAGTCCTCAGACACGCTGAAGCTGCAGAAGAAAGCGAAGAAAG GGAGAGGGGACATCCAGCCGCAGTTGGACAGCGCTGTGCAGGACGTGAACGATAAATACCTGCTGCTGGAGGAGACTGAGAAACAGGCAGTTCGGAAAGCCCTGATTGAGGAGAGGTCGCGGTTCTGCACCTTTGTCAGCATGCTCCGGCCTGTGGTG GATGAAGAGATGTCCATGCTGGGAGAGATCATCCATCTGCAGACCATCGCAGACGACCTCAAAGCTCTGACCATGGACCCCCACAAATTGCCGCCTGCAAGTGAACAG GTCATACATGACTTGAAGGGTTCTGATTACAGCTGGTCTTACCAAACCCCTCCCTCCTCTCCAAGCACCACTATGTCCAGGAAGTCTAGCATGTGCAG CAGTCTGAACAGTGTGAACAGTAGTGACTCGCGCTCCAGTGGCTCGCACTCTCACTCCCCTTCCCCACACTATCGCTACCGCAGCTCCACCCTCCCGCAGCAGGCCCCCGTCCGCCTCGCCAGCGTCTCCTCCCACGACTCCGGCTTCATCTCACACGACGCCTTCCAGTCCAAGTCACCTTCGCCCATGCCCTCCGAGTCTGCCCCTCAG ACGGCCTCCAGCTCGGGCTCGTCGGACGCTTCAGAGACGTGTCAGTCGGTCAGCGAGTGCAGCTCTCCCACCTCCCTCGGCTCGGCCGGGGCCAGCGCCTCCACTGAAAAG GACTGGGCCAAGCCAGGGCCTTATGATCAGCCCATGGTGAACACTCTGAGGAGGAAGAAGGAGCCAAAGGAGGCCATAGAGTCCAACGGAACTGTGTCCTCTCTCCAGCCGAGTGTGAGTTCTGCGCTCCCCGAGGATCACCAGAGGGTTAAGAGTGTGGCTGCCGCTCCGAAG GGGGAGGATATGGAGGCTCGTGAGGAGCTAGCTCTGGCTCTGTCTCGTGGGCTGCAGTTGGACACTCAGAGATCCAGCAGGGACTCACTGCAGTGCTCCAGTGGGTACAGCACCCAGACCACTACACCCTGCTGCTCTGAGGACACCATCCCTTCtcagg TGTCGGACTACGACTACTTCTCCGTGAGCGGGGACCACGAGGCAGATCAGCAGGACTTTGACAAATCCTCCACCATCCCTCGAAACAGCGACATCAGCCAGTCTTACCGCAAGCTGTTCCAGGCCAAACGGCCAGCCTCCACCGCCGGCCTCCCGTCTACACCCGGACCGGTCATCGTCACGCCCGGAGTGGCCACCATCCGCAGGACGCCGTCCACTAAACCCTCGGTCCGTAGAGCAACGGGTGGTGCCGGCCCGATCCCAATTAAAACCCCCGTGATTCCGGTCATGACCCCTGTCGTGCCTGACTTTCCGGGGGGCTTTTCGCTGCCCAGCAGCGAGGAGCTGGATGAGCTGGCCAGCCCAGGGTCCCCAATGCGGGGCGAAGACGGGGAGGCAGAGGGCATCCTGCCAGTGGCCTCCTGGAGTGGTCAAGCCTCCACTAACCCACCTCTGCCTCCGGGGCAGCAGGTCTTTGCTGCCGATATGGAGGGgccagaggaggaggagctaGACCTGGAAGACCTGCAAGGGGATACCATGCTCCTGGCCATCCGCCGTGGAGTTAAACTGAAGAAGACCATGACCAACGACCGCTCTGCCCCACGCATCGCATGA
- the LOC136709106 gene encoding protein MTSS 1-like isoform X2, with amino-acid sequence MEAVIEKECSALGGLFQTVIADMKGSYPIWEDFISKAGKLQSQLRTTVVAVAAFLDAFQKVADLATSTRGGTRDIGSALTRMCMRHRSIEAKLRQFSLVFIDCLINPLQEQLEDWKRGANTLDKDHAKEYKKARQEIKKKSSDTLKLQKKAKKGRGDIQPQLDSAVQDVNDKYLLLEETEKQAVRKALIEERSRFCTFVSMLRPVVDEEMSMLGEIIHLQTIADDLKALTMDPHKLPPASEQVIHDLKGSDYSWSYQTPPSSPSTTMSRKSSMCSLNSVNSSDSRSSGSHSHSPSPHYRYRSSTLPQQAPVRLASVSSHDSGFISHDAFQSKSPSPMPSESAPQTASSSGSSDASETCQSVSECSSPTSLGSAGASASTEKLSNGYDHYGLGDSGYLSGGLSGGSFPFLPHPSSSISSSSSSSSSTLRSWSRPGSALLPDYPHYCTLSPGMLPPSSKIPSWKDWAKPGPYDQPMVNTLRRKKEPKEAIESNGTVSSLQPSVSSALPEDHQRVKSVAAAPKGEDMEAREELALALSRGLQLDTQRSSRDSLQCSSGYSTQTTTPCCSEDTIPSQVSDYDYFSVSGDHEADQQDFDKSSTIPRNSDISQSYRKLFQAKRPASTAGLPSTPGPVIVTPGVATIRRTPSTKPSVRRATGGAGPIPIKTPVIPVMTPVVPDFPGGFSLPSSEELDELASPGSPMRGEDGEAEGILPVASWSGQASTNPPLPPGQQVFAADMEGPEEEELDLEDLQGDTMLLAIRRGVKLKKTMTNDRSAPRIA; translated from the exons GTGGCACCAGAGATATCGGCTCCGCTCTCACCAGGATGTGCATGAGACACAGGAGCATTGAAGCCAAGCTGCGGCAGTTTTCACT GGTGTTCATCGATTGCCTGATCAATCCTCTGCAGGAGCAGCTGGAGGACTGGAAAAGAGGAGCCAACACCCTGGACAAGGACCATGCAAAGG AATATAAGAAGGCCAGGCAGGAGATCAAGAAGAAGTCCTCAGACACGCTGAAGCTGCAGAAGAAAGCGAAGAAAG GGAGAGGGGACATCCAGCCGCAGTTGGACAGCGCTGTGCAGGACGTGAACGATAAATACCTGCTGCTGGAGGAGACTGAGAAACAGGCAGTTCGGAAAGCCCTGATTGAGGAGAGGTCGCGGTTCTGCACCTTTGTCAGCATGCTCCGGCCTGTGGTG GATGAAGAGATGTCCATGCTGGGAGAGATCATCCATCTGCAGACCATCGCAGACGACCTCAAAGCTCTGACCATGGACCCCCACAAATTGCCGCCTGCAAGTGAACAG GTCATACATGACTTGAAGGGTTCTGATTACAGCTGGTCTTACCAAACCCCTCCCTCCTCTCCAAGCACCACTATGTCCAGGAAGTCTAGCATGTGCAG TCTGAACAGTGTGAACAGTAGTGACTCGCGCTCCAGTGGCTCGCACTCTCACTCCCCTTCCCCACACTATCGCTACCGCAGCTCCACCCTCCCGCAGCAGGCCCCCGTCCGCCTCGCCAGCGTCTCCTCCCACGACTCCGGCTTCATCTCACACGACGCCTTCCAGTCCAAGTCACCTTCGCCCATGCCCTCCGAGTCTGCCCCTCAG ACGGCCTCCAGCTCGGGCTCGTCGGACGCTTCAGAGACGTGTCAGTCGGTCAGCGAGTGCAGCTCTCCCACCTCCCTCGGCTCGGCCGGGGCCAGCGCCTCCACTGAAAAG TTGTCCAACGGCTACGACCACTATGGGCTTGGAGATTCCGGGTACCTGTCTGGTGGGCTATCTGGAGGGTCCTTCCCCTTCCTCCCCCATCCttcctcctccatctcctcctcctcctcctcctcttcatccacTCTGAGGTCATGGTCGAGACCAGGCTCTGCCCTTCTGCCAGATTACCCCCATTACTGCACACTGAGTCCCGGCAtgctccctccctcctccaAGATCCCCAGCTGGAAG GACTGGGCCAAGCCAGGGCCTTATGATCAGCCCATGGTGAACACTCTGAGGAGGAAGAAGGAGCCAAAGGAGGCCATAGAGTCCAACGGAACTGTGTCCTCTCTCCAGCCGAGTGTGAGTTCTGCGCTCCCCGAGGATCACCAGAGGGTTAAGAGTGTGGCTGCCGCTCCGAAG GGGGAGGATATGGAGGCTCGTGAGGAGCTAGCTCTGGCTCTGTCTCGTGGGCTGCAGTTGGACACTCAGAGATCCAGCAGGGACTCACTGCAGTGCTCCAGTGGGTACAGCACCCAGACCACTACACCCTGCTGCTCTGAGGACACCATCCCTTCtcagg TGTCGGACTACGACTACTTCTCCGTGAGCGGGGACCACGAGGCAGATCAGCAGGACTTTGACAAATCCTCCACCATCCCTCGAAACAGCGACATCAGCCAGTCTTACCGCAAGCTGTTCCAGGCCAAACGGCCAGCCTCCACCGCCGGCCTCCCGTCTACACCCGGACCGGTCATCGTCACGCCCGGAGTGGCCACCATCCGCAGGACGCCGTCCACTAAACCCTCGGTCCGTAGAGCAACGGGTGGTGCCGGCCCGATCCCAATTAAAACCCCCGTGATTCCGGTCATGACCCCTGTCGTGCCTGACTTTCCGGGGGGCTTTTCGCTGCCCAGCAGCGAGGAGCTGGATGAGCTGGCCAGCCCAGGGTCCCCAATGCGGGGCGAAGACGGGGAGGCAGAGGGCATCCTGCCAGTGGCCTCCTGGAGTGGTCAAGCCTCCACTAACCCACCTCTGCCTCCGGGGCAGCAGGTCTTTGCTGCCGATATGGAGGGgccagaggaggaggagctaGACCTGGAAGACCTGCAAGGGGATACCATGCTCCTGGCCATCCGCCGTGGAGTTAAACTGAAGAAGACCATGACCAACGACCGCTCTGCCCCACGCATCGCATGA
- the LOC136709106 gene encoding protein MTSS 1-like isoform X1 — MEAVIEKECSALGGLFQTVIADMKGSYPIWEDFISKAGKLQSQLRTTVVAVAAFLDAFQKVADLATSTRGGTRDIGSALTRMCMRHRSIEAKLRQFSLVFIDCLINPLQEQLEDWKRGANTLDKDHAKEYKKARQEIKKKSSDTLKLQKKAKKGRGDIQPQLDSAVQDVNDKYLLLEETEKQAVRKALIEERSRFCTFVSMLRPVVDEEMSMLGEIIHLQTIADDLKALTMDPHKLPPASEQVIHDLKGSDYSWSYQTPPSSPSTTMSRKSSMCSSLNSVNSSDSRSSGSHSHSPSPHYRYRSSTLPQQAPVRLASVSSHDSGFISHDAFQSKSPSPMPSESAPQTASSSGSSDASETCQSVSECSSPTSLGSAGASASTEKLSNGYDHYGLGDSGYLSGGLSGGSFPFLPHPSSSISSSSSSSSSTLRSWSRPGSALLPDYPHYCTLSPGMLPPSSKIPSWKDWAKPGPYDQPMVNTLRRKKEPKEAIESNGTVSSLQPSVSSALPEDHQRVKSVAAAPKGEDMEAREELALALSRGLQLDTQRSSRDSLQCSSGYSTQTTTPCCSEDTIPSQVSDYDYFSVSGDHEADQQDFDKSSTIPRNSDISQSYRKLFQAKRPASTAGLPSTPGPVIVTPGVATIRRTPSTKPSVRRATGGAGPIPIKTPVIPVMTPVVPDFPGGFSLPSSEELDELASPGSPMRGEDGEAEGILPVASWSGQASTNPPLPPGQQVFAADMEGPEEEELDLEDLQGDTMLLAIRRGVKLKKTMTNDRSAPRIA; from the exons GTGGCACCAGAGATATCGGCTCCGCTCTCACCAGGATGTGCATGAGACACAGGAGCATTGAAGCCAAGCTGCGGCAGTTTTCACT GGTGTTCATCGATTGCCTGATCAATCCTCTGCAGGAGCAGCTGGAGGACTGGAAAAGAGGAGCCAACACCCTGGACAAGGACCATGCAAAGG AATATAAGAAGGCCAGGCAGGAGATCAAGAAGAAGTCCTCAGACACGCTGAAGCTGCAGAAGAAAGCGAAGAAAG GGAGAGGGGACATCCAGCCGCAGTTGGACAGCGCTGTGCAGGACGTGAACGATAAATACCTGCTGCTGGAGGAGACTGAGAAACAGGCAGTTCGGAAAGCCCTGATTGAGGAGAGGTCGCGGTTCTGCACCTTTGTCAGCATGCTCCGGCCTGTGGTG GATGAAGAGATGTCCATGCTGGGAGAGATCATCCATCTGCAGACCATCGCAGACGACCTCAAAGCTCTGACCATGGACCCCCACAAATTGCCGCCTGCAAGTGAACAG GTCATACATGACTTGAAGGGTTCTGATTACAGCTGGTCTTACCAAACCCCTCCCTCCTCTCCAAGCACCACTATGTCCAGGAAGTCTAGCATGTGCAG CAGTCTGAACAGTGTGAACAGTAGTGACTCGCGCTCCAGTGGCTCGCACTCTCACTCCCCTTCCCCACACTATCGCTACCGCAGCTCCACCCTCCCGCAGCAGGCCCCCGTCCGCCTCGCCAGCGTCTCCTCCCACGACTCCGGCTTCATCTCACACGACGCCTTCCAGTCCAAGTCACCTTCGCCCATGCCCTCCGAGTCTGCCCCTCAG ACGGCCTCCAGCTCGGGCTCGTCGGACGCTTCAGAGACGTGTCAGTCGGTCAGCGAGTGCAGCTCTCCCACCTCCCTCGGCTCGGCCGGGGCCAGCGCCTCCACTGAAAAG TTGTCCAACGGCTACGACCACTATGGGCTTGGAGATTCCGGGTACCTGTCTGGTGGGCTATCTGGAGGGTCCTTCCCCTTCCTCCCCCATCCttcctcctccatctcctcctcctcctcctcctcttcatccacTCTGAGGTCATGGTCGAGACCAGGCTCTGCCCTTCTGCCAGATTACCCCCATTACTGCACACTGAGTCCCGGCAtgctccctccctcctccaAGATCCCCAGCTGGAAG GACTGGGCCAAGCCAGGGCCTTATGATCAGCCCATGGTGAACACTCTGAGGAGGAAGAAGGAGCCAAAGGAGGCCATAGAGTCCAACGGAACTGTGTCCTCTCTCCAGCCGAGTGTGAGTTCTGCGCTCCCCGAGGATCACCAGAGGGTTAAGAGTGTGGCTGCCGCTCCGAAG GGGGAGGATATGGAGGCTCGTGAGGAGCTAGCTCTGGCTCTGTCTCGTGGGCTGCAGTTGGACACTCAGAGATCCAGCAGGGACTCACTGCAGTGCTCCAGTGGGTACAGCACCCAGACCACTACACCCTGCTGCTCTGAGGACACCATCCCTTCtcagg TGTCGGACTACGACTACTTCTCCGTGAGCGGGGACCACGAGGCAGATCAGCAGGACTTTGACAAATCCTCCACCATCCCTCGAAACAGCGACATCAGCCAGTCTTACCGCAAGCTGTTCCAGGCCAAACGGCCAGCCTCCACCGCCGGCCTCCCGTCTACACCCGGACCGGTCATCGTCACGCCCGGAGTGGCCACCATCCGCAGGACGCCGTCCACTAAACCCTCGGTCCGTAGAGCAACGGGTGGTGCCGGCCCGATCCCAATTAAAACCCCCGTGATTCCGGTCATGACCCCTGTCGTGCCTGACTTTCCGGGGGGCTTTTCGCTGCCCAGCAGCGAGGAGCTGGATGAGCTGGCCAGCCCAGGGTCCCCAATGCGGGGCGAAGACGGGGAGGCAGAGGGCATCCTGCCAGTGGCCTCCTGGAGTGGTCAAGCCTCCACTAACCCACCTCTGCCTCCGGGGCAGCAGGTCTTTGCTGCCGATATGGAGGGgccagaggaggaggagctaGACCTGGAAGACCTGCAAGGGGATACCATGCTCCTGGCCATCCGCCGTGGAGTTAAACTGAAGAAGACCATGACCAACGACCGCTCTGCCCCACGCATCGCATGA
- the LOC136709106 gene encoding protein MTSS 1-like isoform X4: MEAVIEKECSALGGLFQTVIADMKGSYPIWEDFISKAGKLQSQLRTTVVAVAAFLDAFQKVADLATSTRGGTRDIGSALTRMCMRHRSIEAKLRQFSLVFIDCLINPLQEQLEDWKRGANTLDKDHAKEYKKARQEIKKKSSDTLKLQKKAKKGRGDIQPQLDSAVQDVNDKYLLLEETEKQAVRKALIEERSRFCTFVSMLRPVVDEEMSMLGEIIHLQTIADDLKALTMDPHKLPPASEQVIHDLKGSDYSWSYQTPPSSPSTTMSRKSSMCSLNSVNSSDSRSSGSHSHSPSPHYRYRSSTLPQQAPVRLASVSSHDSGFISHDAFQSKSPSPMPSESAPQTASSSGSSDASETCQSVSECSSPTSLGSAGASASTEKDWAKPGPYDQPMVNTLRRKKEPKEAIESNGTVSSLQPSVSSALPEDHQRVKSVAAAPKGEDMEAREELALALSRGLQLDTQRSSRDSLQCSSGYSTQTTTPCCSEDTIPSQVSDYDYFSVSGDHEADQQDFDKSSTIPRNSDISQSYRKLFQAKRPASTAGLPSTPGPVIVTPGVATIRRTPSTKPSVRRATGGAGPIPIKTPVIPVMTPVVPDFPGGFSLPSSEELDELASPGSPMRGEDGEAEGILPVASWSGQASTNPPLPPGQQVFAADMEGPEEEELDLEDLQGDTMLLAIRRGVKLKKTMTNDRSAPRIA; the protein is encoded by the exons GTGGCACCAGAGATATCGGCTCCGCTCTCACCAGGATGTGCATGAGACACAGGAGCATTGAAGCCAAGCTGCGGCAGTTTTCACT GGTGTTCATCGATTGCCTGATCAATCCTCTGCAGGAGCAGCTGGAGGACTGGAAAAGAGGAGCCAACACCCTGGACAAGGACCATGCAAAGG AATATAAGAAGGCCAGGCAGGAGATCAAGAAGAAGTCCTCAGACACGCTGAAGCTGCAGAAGAAAGCGAAGAAAG GGAGAGGGGACATCCAGCCGCAGTTGGACAGCGCTGTGCAGGACGTGAACGATAAATACCTGCTGCTGGAGGAGACTGAGAAACAGGCAGTTCGGAAAGCCCTGATTGAGGAGAGGTCGCGGTTCTGCACCTTTGTCAGCATGCTCCGGCCTGTGGTG GATGAAGAGATGTCCATGCTGGGAGAGATCATCCATCTGCAGACCATCGCAGACGACCTCAAAGCTCTGACCATGGACCCCCACAAATTGCCGCCTGCAAGTGAACAG GTCATACATGACTTGAAGGGTTCTGATTACAGCTGGTCTTACCAAACCCCTCCCTCCTCTCCAAGCACCACTATGTCCAGGAAGTCTAGCATGTGCAG TCTGAACAGTGTGAACAGTAGTGACTCGCGCTCCAGTGGCTCGCACTCTCACTCCCCTTCCCCACACTATCGCTACCGCAGCTCCACCCTCCCGCAGCAGGCCCCCGTCCGCCTCGCCAGCGTCTCCTCCCACGACTCCGGCTTCATCTCACACGACGCCTTCCAGTCCAAGTCACCTTCGCCCATGCCCTCCGAGTCTGCCCCTCAG ACGGCCTCCAGCTCGGGCTCGTCGGACGCTTCAGAGACGTGTCAGTCGGTCAGCGAGTGCAGCTCTCCCACCTCCCTCGGCTCGGCCGGGGCCAGCGCCTCCACTGAAAAG GACTGGGCCAAGCCAGGGCCTTATGATCAGCCCATGGTGAACACTCTGAGGAGGAAGAAGGAGCCAAAGGAGGCCATAGAGTCCAACGGAACTGTGTCCTCTCTCCAGCCGAGTGTGAGTTCTGCGCTCCCCGAGGATCACCAGAGGGTTAAGAGTGTGGCTGCCGCTCCGAAG GGGGAGGATATGGAGGCTCGTGAGGAGCTAGCTCTGGCTCTGTCTCGTGGGCTGCAGTTGGACACTCAGAGATCCAGCAGGGACTCACTGCAGTGCTCCAGTGGGTACAGCACCCAGACCACTACACCCTGCTGCTCTGAGGACACCATCCCTTCtcagg TGTCGGACTACGACTACTTCTCCGTGAGCGGGGACCACGAGGCAGATCAGCAGGACTTTGACAAATCCTCCACCATCCCTCGAAACAGCGACATCAGCCAGTCTTACCGCAAGCTGTTCCAGGCCAAACGGCCAGCCTCCACCGCCGGCCTCCCGTCTACACCCGGACCGGTCATCGTCACGCCCGGAGTGGCCACCATCCGCAGGACGCCGTCCACTAAACCCTCGGTCCGTAGAGCAACGGGTGGTGCCGGCCCGATCCCAATTAAAACCCCCGTGATTCCGGTCATGACCCCTGTCGTGCCTGACTTTCCGGGGGGCTTTTCGCTGCCCAGCAGCGAGGAGCTGGATGAGCTGGCCAGCCCAGGGTCCCCAATGCGGGGCGAAGACGGGGAGGCAGAGGGCATCCTGCCAGTGGCCTCCTGGAGTGGTCAAGCCTCCACTAACCCACCTCTGCCTCCGGGGCAGCAGGTCTTTGCTGCCGATATGGAGGGgccagaggaggaggagctaGACCTGGAAGACCTGCAAGGGGATACCATGCTCCTGGCCATCCGCCGTGGAGTTAAACTGAAGAAGACCATGACCAACGACCGCTCTGCCCCACGCATCGCATGA